A genomic region of Melanotaenia boesemani isolate fMelBoe1 chromosome 21, fMelBoe1.pri, whole genome shotgun sequence contains the following coding sequences:
- the LOC121632687 gene encoding uncharacterized protein DDB_G0282077-like — MVMELSGRVSWICLLFGLAAGFPAASPPAAGPRGFSSSQSASPRTWYTDRTVKFPVPSQSGTSSFGSSGSGVFSAGGGSGSGLSAGGGSGSGVFSAEDAALQVFQDLSSLGSNLQDARQMSLGEAWNNNNQVAFGSVAGYPHYAVSHVVHYNSGYQRARDGRTDQKYVDDLSGHIPLPEIHPGQKGGSGSKGQQVQRG, encoded by the exons ATGGTGATGGAGCTTTCTGGAAG GGTTTCTTGGATCTGCCTGCTTTTTGGTCTGGCTGCTGGTtttcctgcagcttctcctcctgcagctggaCCAAGAGGCTTCAGCTCCTCTCAATCTGCCTCCCCAAGAACCTGGTACACGGACAGAACTGTCAAGTTCCCAGTGCCGTCCCAGTCAGGAACGTCATCATTTGGTAGCTCCGGGTCTGGGGTCTTCTCTGCTGGTGGTGGATCCGGGTCTGGGCTCTCTGCTGGTGGTGGATCCGGGTCTGGGGTCTTCTCTGCTGAGGATGCTGCACTACAGGTTTTCCAGGACCTGTCGTCCTTGGGGAGCAACCTGCAGGATGCCCGTCAGATGAGCCTCGGTGAGGCCtggaacaacaacaaccaggTGGCCTTCGGCAGTGTTGCAGGTTATCCTCATTATGCAGTTTCCCACGTCGTCCACTACAACAGCGGCTACCAGCGAGCAAGGGACGGACGTACTGATCAGAAATATGTGGACGATCTCTCTGGCCACATTCCTCTACCTGAAATCCACCCGGGACAAAAGGGTGGAAGTGGATCTAAAGGCCAGCAGGTCCAGAGAG GATGA